In the genome of Microbacterium endophyticum, one region contains:
- the uvrA gene encoding excinuclease ABC subunit UvrA — protein sequence MNPDDHDGWVRVRGAREHNLQNIDIDVPRDCMVVFTGVSGSGKSSLAFGTLYAEAQRRYFESVAPYARRLLNQVGAPEVDEITGLPPAVALQQRRGAPSSRSTVGTITTLSNLLRMLYSRAGTYPEGAGHLSAEAFSPNTAAGACPRCQGLGTVHDVTEELLVPDTSLSIREGAIAAWPGAWQGANLRSIVRGLDIDIEKPWRALPRKNRDWLLYTDEQPSVLIKPEEGRVDHGYYGKFWSARKHVMHVLSSSQSDRMRERALRFVQSMSCPECGGSGLRAEARAVTYADRTIAEMNAVPLAELAGELKRGVGAGAGASAGDNSEAAERIAADVISRVDVLLNLGLGYLSLGRNSTTLSPGEAQRLRIATQLRSGLFGVVYVLDEPSAGLHPADAKPLLEVLDRLKASGNSLFVVEHDLDVIRRADWVVDIGPAAGEGGGHVVYSGPVDGMREATNSVTARYLFPTASAPEHEPRTPTGWLRLDGITRHNLRETSVEVPLGVMTAVTGVSGSGKSTLVTQVLAHVVRDRLGTTPEDPDEAVLDLDVHNVSGAEAFDRLVVVDQRPIGRTPRSNLATYTGMFDTVRKLFAATDEAKSRGYNAGRFSFNVAGGRCETCQGEGFVSVELMFLPGTYAACHTCHGARYNAETLEVTYRDKSIADVLGMTVKDAAVFFADVPAASRSLETLSDVGLGYLRLGQPATELSGGEAQRIKLATELQRAHRGHTLYLLDEPTSGLHPADVELLLDQLQQLVDAGNTVVLVEHDQSAITASDWMIDMGPGGGDVGGQVVTTGTPRDVARGEGATAEHLAMWLGR from the coding sequence ATGAACCCCGACGACCACGACGGCTGGGTGCGCGTTCGCGGCGCCCGCGAGCACAATCTGCAGAACATCGACATTGATGTTCCCCGCGATTGCATGGTCGTCTTCACCGGGGTCTCCGGCTCCGGCAAGTCGTCGCTGGCGTTCGGCACGCTCTATGCCGAGGCGCAGCGCCGCTACTTCGAGTCCGTCGCGCCCTATGCTCGTCGCCTCCTTAACCAGGTCGGTGCCCCTGAGGTCGATGAGATCACGGGTCTTCCCCCGGCGGTCGCTCTGCAGCAGCGCCGCGGCGCCCCGAGCTCTCGCTCGACGGTCGGCACGATTACCACCCTCTCCAACCTGCTGCGCATGCTTTACTCCCGCGCGGGCACGTACCCCGAGGGCGCGGGGCACCTTTCGGCAGAGGCCTTCTCCCCCAACACCGCGGCCGGTGCATGCCCGCGCTGCCAGGGACTTGGCACCGTGCACGACGTCACCGAAGAACTCCTCGTTCCCGATACGTCGCTCAGCATCCGCGAAGGCGCAATCGCTGCGTGGCCCGGCGCGTGGCAGGGCGCCAATCTCCGCAGCATTGTGCGGGGCCTCGACATCGACATCGAGAAGCCCTGGCGCGCGCTCCCCCGCAAAAACCGTGACTGGCTGCTCTACACCGACGAGCAGCCCTCCGTGCTCATCAAACCCGAAGAGGGCCGCGTCGACCACGGGTACTACGGCAAGTTCTGGAGCGCTCGCAAGCACGTCATGCATGTGCTCTCGTCGTCTCAAAGCGACCGGATGCGGGAGCGCGCTCTCCGCTTCGTGCAAAGCATGTCGTGCCCCGAGTGCGGCGGTAGTGGCCTGCGTGCCGAGGCACGTGCGGTGACGTACGCCGACCGCACGATCGCCGAGATGAACGCTGTACCGCTTGCCGAGCTCGCGGGTGAACTGAAGCGCGGCGTCGGCGCGGGCGCCGGGGCATCCGCTGGAGACAACAGCGAGGCTGCCGAACGGATCGCTGCCGACGTCATTTCGCGCGTCGATGTTTTGCTCAACCTGGGCCTCGGATACCTCAGCCTCGGCCGCAACTCCACCACGCTGTCGCCCGGCGAAGCGCAGCGCCTACGCATCGCAACTCAGTTGCGCTCCGGACTTTTCGGGGTGGTTTATGTGCTCGACGAACCGTCTGCGGGGCTGCATCCGGCCGACGCCAAGCCGCTGCTCGAAGTGCTCGACCGGCTCAAAGCGTCGGGCAACTCGCTCTTTGTCGTCGAGCACGACCTCGATGTGATCCGTCGTGCCGACTGGGTTGTCGACATCGGACCCGCAGCGGGTGAAGGCGGCGGCCACGTGGTCTACTCAGGGCCGGTCGACGGGATGCGTGAAGCCACAAACTCCGTCACCGCGCGCTACCTCTTCCCCACGGCTTCGGCACCAGAGCATGAGCCTCGCACACCGACCGGGTGGCTGCGACTCGATGGCATCACGCGGCACAACCTGCGAGAGACGTCGGTCGAAGTGCCGCTCGGTGTGATGACGGCTGTCACCGGTGTTTCGGGCTCGGGCAAGTCGACGCTCGTCACCCAGGTGCTCGCCCATGTCGTTCGCGATCGTTTGGGCACAACACCCGAAGACCCGGATGAAGCGGTGCTCGATCTCGATGTGCACAACGTCTCGGGCGCTGAAGCTTTCGATCGGCTCGTCGTGGTGGATCAGCGCCCGATCGGCCGCACCCCACGCTCGAACCTTGCCACCTACACCGGCATGTTCGACACAGTGCGAAAGCTCTTCGCGGCTACCGATGAAGCAAAATCTCGCGGCTACAACGCTGGTCGCTTCTCGTTTAACGTTGCGGGTGGACGATGCGAGACCTGCCAGGGCGAGGGATTCGTCTCGGTCGAACTCATGTTCTTACCCGGCACGTATGCCGCATGCCACACCTGCCACGGAGCCCGCTACAACGCGGAGACCCTCGAGGTGACGTACCGCGACAAATCGATTGCGGATGTCTTGGGCATGACAGTGAAGGATGCCGCAGTGTTCTTCGCCGATGTGCCCGCGGCCTCCCGCAGCCTCGAAACGCTGAGTGATGTCGGCCTCGGATACCTGCGGCTTGGCCAGCCCGCGACCGAGCTGAGCGGCGGCGAAGCCCAGCGCATCAAACTCGCCACCGAGCTACAGCGTGCGCACCGCGGCCACACGCTCTACCTGCTTGACGAGCCGACCTCCGGCCTGCACCCGGCCGATGTTGAGCTGCTGCTCGACCAACTGCAACAGCTCGTGGATGCCGGCAACACCGTCGTTCTCGTCGAGCACGACCAGTCAGCAATCACCGCGAGCGACTGGATGATCGACATGGGTCCCGGTGGCGGCGATGTGGGCGGCCAAGTGGTCACCACAGGTACACCTCGGGACGTTGCGCGCGGCGAGGGTGCGACGGCGGAGCACCTTGCGATGTGGCTCGGGCGCTAG
- a CDS encoding ABC transporter ATP-binding protein, translating to MSGPGGHGGGFRGVYVSAQKELNASAPRIPNLGRRVIALFSAYRAKLSFTVVLVLVGAGVAVIPPLLVERVFDDALFPTTGGPDVPLLVRLVSIMVGLFFLSAVLGVGQTWLTSTVGNQVTGDLRQRLFDRLQEMELSFFTRTKTGVIQSRLQNDVGGVSDVLTNAVTSILGNTVTVIASLVAMILIDWRLTIVAVVLMPILAVIQRRVGQVRARIATQTQESLSELTAITQETLSVSGILLSKSFNRQQAESTRYSSENSNQIRLQVRRAMSGQGFFAIVMVVMSSVPAVIYLVAGLLLDGGSSGLTAGTIVAFTTVQARLLQPLMGLMRVSLDVQTSTALFARIFEYLDLKPSIVDAPDATDVADGPGPMGRVEFRDVEFRYSDASNESTATLNGVSFIAEPGAHVALVGPSGAGKSTVLSLASRLYEATSGTVLFAGSDVRRVKQHSIIEHVGIVSQETYLFHASIADNLRYAKPDATDEELIEACRAASIHHVIETFEQGYDTIVGERGYRLSGGEKQRIAIARVLLKDPPVLLLDEATSALDTVSERIVQEALDAAANGRTTITIAHRLSTVIGADLIHVVDHGHIVESGTHAQLLAEGGLYADLVAEQLASSRVLADEETLAEQER from the coding sequence ATGAGTGGACCAGGCGGTCACGGCGGAGGATTCAGAGGCGTATACGTCTCTGCGCAAAAGGAACTCAATGCTTCGGCGCCTCGCATCCCCAATCTTGGTCGACGAGTCATCGCCCTCTTCAGTGCATACCGCGCAAAGTTGTCATTCACCGTCGTTCTCGTGCTGGTCGGCGCCGGTGTCGCCGTCATCCCTCCGCTTCTGGTTGAGCGCGTGTTCGATGACGCGCTTTTTCCGACCACGGGTGGACCTGACGTGCCACTACTCGTGCGCCTGGTCAGCATCATGGTGGGACTCTTCTTTTTGTCAGCCGTGCTCGGTGTGGGCCAGACGTGGCTGACCTCAACGGTCGGTAACCAGGTCACCGGCGATCTTCGTCAGCGTCTTTTCGACCGGCTGCAAGAGATGGAACTGAGCTTTTTCACTCGCACCAAGACGGGTGTCATCCAGTCACGTCTGCAAAACGATGTGGGCGGTGTCTCTGACGTACTCACGAACGCGGTGACGAGCATCCTCGGCAACACCGTGACTGTCATCGCTTCGCTTGTCGCAATGATTCTGATCGACTGGCGCTTGACGATCGTCGCTGTCGTGCTCATGCCGATACTCGCGGTGATCCAGCGGCGGGTCGGGCAGGTGCGGGCGCGGATTGCGACCCAGACGCAAGAGTCGCTTTCTGAGCTCACGGCGATCACTCAAGAGACACTGAGCGTTTCCGGCATTCTGCTGTCGAAGTCTTTCAACCGTCAGCAGGCAGAATCAACACGTTATTCGTCAGAGAATTCCAACCAGATTCGACTGCAGGTGCGCCGCGCCATGAGTGGCCAGGGGTTCTTCGCGATCGTCATGGTGGTGATGTCGAGTGTTCCGGCCGTCATCTATCTGGTGGCGGGTTTGCTTCTCGATGGGGGATCTAGCGGTCTCACCGCGGGCACGATCGTCGCGTTCACGACGGTGCAAGCGCGTTTGCTGCAGCCGCTGATGGGCCTCATGCGAGTGAGCCTTGATGTGCAGACATCGACAGCGCTTTTCGCGCGTATTTTCGAGTATCTCGACCTGAAGCCGTCGATCGTCGATGCGCCGGATGCAACGGATGTCGCCGATGGGCCGGGGCCCATGGGTCGAGTGGAGTTTCGCGACGTCGAGTTTCGCTACAGTGACGCGTCAAACGAGTCGACGGCGACACTCAACGGTGTGTCTTTCATCGCCGAACCGGGAGCCCATGTCGCTCTTGTCGGCCCGTCGGGAGCGGGAAAATCGACAGTCCTCTCGCTTGCGTCGCGGCTCTACGAGGCCACGAGCGGCACTGTGCTGTTTGCGGGCAGCGATGTACGTCGCGTCAAACAGCACTCGATCATCGAGCACGTCGGCATCGTGTCTCAAGAGACGTACCTTTTTCACGCCAGCATCGCCGACAACCTGCGGTATGCGAAGCCCGATGCCACCGATGAAGAGCTCATCGAGGCGTGCCGTGCCGCCAGCATCCATCACGTCATCGAAACATTCGAGCAGGGTTACGACACCATTGTCGGCGAGCGCGGCTATCGCCTCTCTGGTGGCGAAAAGCAGCGCATCGCCATCGCCCGCGTTCTGCTGAAAGACCCACCAGTGCTGCTGCTTGACGAGGCGACATCGGCCCTCGACACGGTGTCGGAACGCATCGTGCAAGAAGCATTGGATGCCGCAGCGAACGGCCGCACCACGATCACAATCGCTCACCGGCTTTCGACCGTCATCGGAGCCGACCTCATTCACGTGGTCGATCACGGGCATATCGTCGAGAGCGGCACTCACGCGCAGCTTCTTGCCGAGGGCGGTCTTTACGCCGATCTCGTGGCGGAGCAGCTCGCCTCATCACGCGTGCTCGCCGATGAAGAGACCCTCGCCGAGCAAGAACGCTAA
- a CDS encoding LysR family transcriptional regulator, which translates to MNITQLQRFVAVAEELHFPRTAQALNIPLPSLYTSIEKLEAEIGHPLFTTEQGKTALTQAGILLLADAKEEIAAAPAPAEKPKVPAGGKAKASKGKGRAPVVKGQPKPYKKRQGR; encoded by the coding sequence GTGAACATCACCCAGCTTCAGCGTTTTGTCGCGGTAGCCGAAGAACTGCACTTTCCGCGCACAGCTCAGGCGCTGAACATTCCGCTCCCCTCGCTCTACACCTCGATTGAGAAGCTCGAGGCTGAGATCGGGCATCCGCTCTTCACCACTGAGCAGGGCAAGACTGCACTAACTCAGGCAGGAATTTTGCTGCTCGCCGACGCGAAAGAAGAGATTGCAGCGGCCCCCGCTCCTGCTGAGAAACCGAAGGTGCCCGCAGGCGGTAAAGCGAAAGCTTCGAAGGGTAAAGGACGCGCGCCCGTAGTCAAGGGCCAGCCCAAGCCCTACAAGAAGCGCCAGGGCCGCTAA
- a CDS encoding glycosyltransferase family 2 protein: MSRALVTVIVPGFNVAPYASEAIDSLRAQTMTAWRAILVDDGSTDATGTRFDEATAIDPRFRVVHHPFRRGLGAARNTGLDLVDTEFVAFLDADDVLTETALERMVATLQRTGSDLVTGAYVRLRPQPDGTYLSGDVQPWVAAATSPARDAATLVTHPEVTANVVAWSKVTRAALWERLSLRFPNDQLYEDQAIAQQLYVGARGFDVIPDVVALWRVRADGSSITQAEANLTVLTACITAMRDGIAVLDAAGSVAAASARVGQILRMDVPRLVEIAGSHPDPVYRATLGAFTRELIARAPTGESLEKPIITASAW; the protein is encoded by the coding sequence ATGAGTCGCGCGCTCGTCACGGTCATCGTTCCCGGCTTCAACGTCGCACCCTACGCCTCCGAAGCGATCGATTCTCTCCGCGCCCAAACGATGACGGCGTGGCGGGCGATTCTCGTCGATGACGGATCAACGGATGCCACTGGCACCCGGTTCGACGAGGCCACAGCGATCGATCCCCGGTTCCGCGTCGTGCACCACCCATTCCGCCGCGGACTCGGCGCCGCACGCAATACCGGTCTCGACCTGGTCGACACCGAGTTCGTCGCGTTCCTCGACGCCGATGACGTGCTCACCGAGACGGCCTTGGAACGAATGGTTGCCACCCTCCAGCGCACGGGAAGTGATCTTGTCACCGGAGCATACGTACGGCTGCGACCGCAGCCCGACGGCACCTACCTCAGCGGCGATGTGCAGCCTTGGGTGGCAGCTGCGACATCACCCGCTCGCGACGCGGCAACACTCGTGACCCACCCCGAGGTGACGGCGAACGTTGTGGCGTGGTCAAAAGTCACTCGCGCAGCTTTGTGGGAGCGACTTTCGCTGCGCTTTCCCAACGATCAGCTCTATGAAGACCAGGCAATCGCCCAGCAGCTCTACGTGGGCGCCCGGGGGTTCGATGTCATTCCCGATGTGGTGGCGCTGTGGCGAGTCCGCGCTGATGGGTCATCGATCACGCAGGCAGAGGCGAACCTCACAGTACTGACCGCCTGCATCACCGCAATGCGTGACGGTATCGCTGTGCTCGATGCTGCCGGAAGTGTCGCAGCGGCATCCGCTCGGGTCGGTCAAATTCTGCGCATGGATGTGCCCCGCCTCGTTGAGATCGCCGGTTCTCACCCCGACCCGGTCTATCGGGCAACTCTGGGCGCATTTACTCGAGAACTCATCGCCCGAGCGCCCACTGGCGAGTCGCTCGAGAAACCGATCATCACCGCGAGCGCCTGGTAG
- a CDS encoding MDR family MFS transporter, with the protein MASPATATTPTAPPEVVTPEATRLIWLLLTAAFVAILNETTMSIAIPHLIDDFGITAVAAQWLTTAFMLTMAVVIPITGFLLQRFTTRAVFIAAMSLFSAGTTIALFAPTFEFLLAARVVQASGTAIMMPLLMTTLMTVIPAHARGRMMGRVSIVIAFAPAIGPTLSGLILDTLSWRWIFGIILPIALASLFVGSRWIRNIGETRRAPIDVPSVILSAFGFGGLVFGLSQIGGAEAHGGDSAAASASTASLVISLAIGVISLGIFVWRQLRLQRTDNALMDMRVFRVSNFTLCVIYLAVMSMAFFGAITILPLYAQGPLGMSALDSGLIVLPGAIAMGLAAPVVGRLYDRWGTKPLLIPGAILIVGTLWTFTTLTDSTPVWFLVLAQGLLSVGLALSFTPLFTASLGSLNPKMYSYGSAVVNTIQQVAGAAGIAVMITVMSSVSASEIAAGATESAAGAAGTRAAFFISAAIATLLLVGAPLIKKPADNDSAPVVGH; encoded by the coding sequence ATGGCTTCCCCCGCCACCGCCACCACCCCAACTGCCCCGCCGGAGGTTGTGACGCCCGAGGCAACACGCCTCATCTGGCTACTTCTGACCGCCGCGTTCGTCGCTATCTTGAACGAAACGACGATGAGCATCGCGATCCCGCACCTCATTGATGACTTCGGGATCACGGCTGTCGCCGCGCAGTGGCTCACGACGGCATTCATGCTCACGATGGCAGTGGTTATCCCGATCACAGGGTTCCTGCTGCAGCGTTTCACGACGCGCGCCGTCTTCATCGCGGCCATGAGCCTCTTCTCAGCGGGCACGACGATTGCGCTTTTTGCGCCAACCTTCGAGTTCTTGCTGGCAGCACGCGTGGTGCAAGCGTCCGGTACCGCGATCATGATGCCACTACTCATGACGACACTGATGACGGTCATTCCGGCACACGCACGCGGGCGGATGATGGGTCGCGTCAGCATCGTGATTGCTTTCGCACCGGCGATTGGGCCGACACTGTCCGGTCTTATCCTCGACACACTTTCGTGGCGCTGGATCTTCGGCATCATTTTGCCTATTGCCCTCGCATCTCTTTTTGTCGGCTCGCGCTGGATTCGCAACATTGGCGAGACGCGTCGCGCCCCCATCGACGTTCCCTCGGTCATCCTCTCGGCGTTCGGTTTCGGTGGGCTCGTGTTCGGACTCAGCCAGATCGGCGGCGCCGAAGCTCACGGTGGCGATTCGGCGGCAGCATCCGCCAGCACAGCTTCACTGGTCATCTCGCTCGCGATCGGCGTGATCTCGCTCGGCATCTTCGTGTGGCGACAGTTGCGACTGCAGCGCACCGATAACGCACTTATGGACATGCGCGTCTTTCGCGTCTCCAACTTCACGCTGTGCGTGATCTATCTCGCCGTAATGTCAATGGCGTTCTTCGGAGCAATCACCATCCTTCCCCTCTATGCGCAGGGCCCTCTCGGCATGAGTGCTCTCGATTCGGGCCTGATTGTGCTTCCCGGCGCGATCGCCATGGGGCTCGCGGCACCCGTCGTCGGACGTCTCTACGACCGCTGGGGAACCAAGCCGCTGTTGATCCCCGGGGCGATACTCATCGTCGGAACACTGTGGACGTTCACAACCCTCACCGACTCGACGCCGGTATGGTTCCTCGTTCTCGCCCAGGGTCTTCTTTCGGTCGGGCTCGCCCTGTCGTTCACGCCGCTGTTCACTGCGTCGCTCGGTTCATTGAATCCGAAGATGTACTCGTACGGCAGTGCGGTAGTGAATACCATTCAGCAGGTAGCCGGCGCCGCCGGTATCGCAGTGATGATCACCGTCATGTCGTCGGTGTCAGCATCCGAAATTGCCGCGGGAGCGACCGAATCTGCAGCGGGTGCCGCAGGCACGCGGGCCGCGTTCTTCATCTCAGCCGCGATCGCGACTTTGCTGCTGGTCGGAGCGCCTCTTATCAAGAAGCCCGCCGACAACGATTCAGCGCCCGTCGTCGGTCACTGA
- a CDS encoding VOC family protein produces MPKINVTSVMVDDQAKALAFYTEKLGFVVKTDIDLGEFRWLTVVGANEPDGVELLLEPDAHPAAQVFKKALLDDGIPYTSFAVDDVYATHGELEAAGVTFVQPPTAMGPVTTAILDDTCGNLIQLNSPA; encoded by the coding sequence ATGCCGAAGATCAATGTCACGAGCGTCATGGTCGATGATCAAGCCAAGGCGCTCGCGTTCTATACGGAGAAGCTCGGATTCGTCGTGAAAACCGACATTGACCTGGGGGAGTTCCGCTGGCTCACTGTCGTCGGTGCGAACGAGCCAGACGGTGTCGAGCTTCTCCTTGAGCCCGATGCTCACCCCGCGGCGCAGGTGTTCAAAAAAGCGCTGCTGGACGACGGCATCCCGTATACGTCCTTCGCCGTCGACGACGTGTATGCGACCCACGGTGAACTCGAAGCGGCCGGGGTAACGTTCGTGCAGCCGCCGACGGCGATGGGGCCAGTGACCACTGCAATTCTCGATGACACGTGCGGCAACCTCATCCAGCTCAACAGCCCCGCGTGA
- a CDS encoding TerC family protein — translation MNITPLVWIITIAVTIAFFVYEFFVHVRKPHEPTIGESARWSAFYIGLALLFGVGIGVFSGWTFGGEYFAGYLTEKALSIDNLFVFLIIMTGFAVPKIYQQKVLMIGIIIALILRGIFIAAGAALIENYSWVFYIFGGFLLYLAVQQARGSHESDPANGIFMRFVRRILPVTDEYHGDRLTVRKNGRRWVTPLFLTIIAIGFIDLVFALDSIPAIYGLTSEAYIVFTANAFALMGLRQLYFLIGGLLERLVYLAQGLAVILAFIGVKLVLHALHVNELPFINGGQHVEWAPEIPIWFSLLFIGATITVATVASLLKTRGDRRAETAHLGAPDAE, via the coding sequence TTGAACATCACCCCGCTTGTCTGGATCATTACGATCGCCGTGACGATCGCGTTCTTCGTCTACGAATTCTTCGTTCATGTGCGAAAGCCCCACGAGCCGACGATCGGTGAGTCGGCGCGCTGGTCGGCCTTCTACATCGGACTCGCGCTACTCTTCGGCGTCGGCATCGGCGTCTTTTCAGGGTGGACTTTTGGCGGCGAATATTTCGCCGGATATCTCACTGAGAAGGCGTTGTCGATCGACAACCTTTTCGTCTTCCTCATCATCATGACGGGCTTTGCCGTACCGAAGATCTATCAGCAGAAGGTGCTGATGATCGGCATCATCATCGCGCTGATCCTCCGTGGCATCTTCATTGCTGCCGGTGCAGCACTCATCGAGAACTACTCCTGGGTCTTTTACATCTTCGGCGGTTTCCTGCTCTACCTCGCGGTACAACAGGCGCGAGGTAGCCACGAAAGCGACCCGGCGAACGGCATCTTCATGCGCTTTGTTCGCCGAATCCTGCCCGTCACCGACGAATATCACGGCGACAGGCTGACAGTTCGTAAAAACGGACGCCGCTGGGTGACACCGCTTTTTCTCACGATCATTGCCATCGGTTTCATCGACCTCGTCTTCGCGCTGGATTCGATTCCCGCGATCTACGGCCTCACATCAGAGGCCTACATCGTCTTTACCGCAAACGCGTTCGCGCTCATGGGGCTGCGCCAGCTCTACTTCCTGATCGGTGGCCTCCTTGAGCGTCTGGTGTATCTCGCGCAGGGACTCGCCGTCATCCTCGCGTTCATCGGTGTGAAGCTCGTACTGCACGCCCTGCACGTCAATGAGCTGCCATTCATCAACGGTGGGCAACACGTGGAATGGGCGCCCGAAATCCCGATCTGGTTCTCGCTGCTGTTCATCGGCGCAACGATCACCGTGGCAACCGTCGCGAGTCTCCTCAAGACGCGCGGCGATCGCCGCGCGGAGACAGCACATCTCGGCGCTCCCGACGCCGAGTAG
- the abc-f gene encoding ribosomal protection-like ABC-F family protein produces MTATLVAHGIAGGYGHRTLFDSLELTVAPGDVVGVVGANGAGKSTLLRLLAGIDAPQAGTVTLQPADAFVGWLPQEHERMVGETVSEYIARRTGCAEATTEMDAAATALGDTSLSAGSGPDPADVYSAALERWLASGAADLDERLPVVLADLGLAAAGFEHAEMTSLSGGQAARVGLAALLLSRFDIVLLDEPTNDLDLDGLERLETFVRQLRGGVVLVSHDREFLARCVTRVLELDLAQNSNRVFGGGYDAYLEERATVRRHAREKYDEFADKKADLVSRARTQREWSSQGVRNAMKKSPDNDKIRRKASVESSEKQAQKVRQMESRIARLDEVEEPRKEWHLEFTIGAAPRSGSVVSTLSSAVLTQGDFTLGPVSLQVNSGERIGITGPNGAGKSTLLRALLGRQAPTEGTASLGSSVQIGEIDQARSKLSGTQPLAAAFEDLVPSMASGEVRTLLAKFGLKADHVNRPANELSPGERTRAGLALLQAEGINLLVLDEPTNHLDLVAIEQLEQALESYEGTLLLVTHDRRMLDTVRIDRRWRVEAGRVSEL; encoded by the coding sequence ATGACCGCAACACTCGTCGCCCATGGAATCGCTGGCGGGTACGGCCATCGCACGCTCTTCGACTCGCTTGAACTCACAGTTGCTCCGGGCGACGTTGTGGGGGTCGTCGGCGCGAACGGCGCAGGCAAGTCGACGCTGCTCCGGTTGCTCGCTGGCATCGACGCGCCGCAGGCCGGAACCGTGACGCTGCAGCCGGCCGACGCGTTCGTGGGTTGGTTGCCGCAAGAGCATGAGCGCATGGTCGGCGAGACGGTCTCGGAATACATCGCACGCCGCACGGGGTGCGCAGAGGCGACGACAGAGATGGATGCCGCAGCCACAGCCCTCGGCGACACATCACTCTCGGCGGGCAGCGGCCCCGACCCGGCCGATGTGTACTCAGCGGCTCTTGAGCGTTGGCTTGCAAGCGGCGCCGCCGACCTCGATGAGCGCCTCCCTGTTGTGCTCGCGGACCTCGGGCTCGCCGCCGCAGGTTTTGAACATGCGGAGATGACGTCACTTTCGGGTGGCCAAGCTGCTCGGGTGGGACTTGCGGCGCTGCTGCTCTCCCGCTTCGACATCGTGCTGCTCGATGAACCCACCAATGACCTCGACCTCGATGGGCTCGAACGCCTCGAAACCTTTGTGCGGCAACTGCGCGGCGGCGTGGTGCTGGTCAGCCACGACCGTGAGTTTCTCGCACGCTGTGTCACGCGGGTACTGGAACTCGACCTGGCGCAGAATTCGAACCGCGTTTTCGGCGGCGGATACGACGCGTATCTCGAAGAGCGCGCAACCGTGCGCCGTCATGCCCGCGAGAAGTACGACGAGTTCGCTGACAAAAAGGCTGATCTTGTTTCTCGCGCCCGAACTCAGCGCGAGTGGTCGAGCCAGGGCGTTCGCAACGCGATGAAGAAGTCGCCCGACAACGACAAGATCCGGCGCAAAGCGTCGGTGGAATCGAGCGAAAAGCAAGCCCAGAAGGTGCGCCAGATGGAAAGCCGCATCGCTCGGCTCGACGAGGTCGAAGAGCCGCGCAAGGAGTGGCATCTCGAATTCACGATCGGTGCGGCTCCGCGTTCGGGCTCCGTCGTGTCGACGCTCAGCTCGGCAGTCCTCACGCAGGGCGATTTCACGCTGGGTCCAGTTTCTCTTCAAGTCAACTCGGGGGAGCGCATCGGTATCACGGGGCCGAACGGCGCCGGTAAATCGACGCTGCTTCGCGCTTTGCTCGGTCGGCAAGCGCCGACCGAGGGAACGGCGAGCCTCGGCTCGAGCGTGCAAATTGGAGAGATCGACCAGGCGCGCTCGAAGCTTTCGGGCACACAGCCACTCGCGGCGGCCTTCGAAGATCTTGTGCCGTCGATGGCATCTGGCGAAGTGCGCACGCTCCTTGCCAAGTTCGGCCTCAAAGCCGATCACGTGAATCGGCCTGCCAACGAGCTCTCACCGGGTGAGCGCACGCGGGCGGGCCTTGCACTATTGCAGGCAGAAGGCATCAACCTGCTCGTGCTCGATGAGCCCACAAACCACCTCGACCTCGTCGCTATCGAGCAGCTTGAGCAGGCGCTTGAGTCCTACGAAGGCACACTGCTACTCGTCACACACGACCGGCGGATGCTCGACACTGTGCGTATCGACCGCCGCTGGCGTGTCGAGGCAGGCCGCGTTTCTGAGCTTTAA